One genomic region from Torulaspora delbrueckii CBS 1146 chromosome 4, complete genome encodes:
- the RPL6A gene encoding 60S ribosomal protein eL6 (similar to Saccharomyces cerevisiae RPL6B (YLR448W) and RPL6A (YML073C); ancestral locus Anc_4.341) has protein sequence MSAQAAPKWYPSEDVKVAKKTRKASRPQKLRASLVPGTVLILLAGRFRGKRVVYLKNLEDNTLLVSGPFKVNGVPLRRVNARYVIATSTNVSLEGVNVEKFNVEYFAREKLTKQQKKEANLFPEQQNREVKAERVEDQKSVDKALLAEIKKTPLLKQYLAASFSLKSGDKPHLLKF, from the exons ATGAGTGCCCAAGCA GCTCCTAAGTGGTATCCATCCGAAGACGTCAAAGTCGCAAAGAAGACCAGAAAGGCTTCTCGTCCACAAAAGTTGCGTGCCTCTTTGGTCCCAGGTACcgtcttgatcttgttggCCGGCCGTTTCAGAGGTAAGAGAGTCGTctacttgaagaacttggaaGACAACACCTTGTTGGTCTCTGGTCCATTCAAGGTCAACGGTGTCCCATTGAGAAGAGTCAACGCCCGTTACGTCATTGCTACATCTACCAAtgtttctttggaaggtGTCAACGTTGAGAAATTCAACGTTGAGTACTTTGCTAGAGAGAAGTTGACCAAGcaacaaaagaaggaagctAACCTATTCCCAGAACAACAAAACAGGGAAGTCAAGGCTGAGCGTGTTGAAGACCAAAAATCTGTTGACAAGGCTCTATTAGCtgagatcaagaaaacCCCATTGTTGAAACAATACTTGGCTGcctctttctctttgaagagcGGTGACAAGCCacatttgttgaaattctaA
- the VMA6 gene encoding H(+)-transporting V0 sector ATPase subunit d (similar to Saccharomyces cerevisiae VMA6 (YLR447C); ancestral locus Anc_4.338), which produces MEGVYFNIDNGFIEGVVRGYRNGLLTGNQYINLTQCDTLEDLKLQLSSTDYGNFLSSVPTEALTTSVIQESASDKLYQEFNYIRDQSSGKTKKFMDYITYGYMIDNVALMITGTIHDRDKAEILQRCHPLGWFDTLPTLTVATDLESLYETVLVDTPLAPYFRDCFDKADELDDLNIELVRNKLYKAYLEDFHSFISENVDQPACEVMQSLLEFEADRRSINIALNSLQSPDIDPELKSELLPDLGKLYPLGTSHLAQASDFEAVRSAVNNVYDYRGILESGNLEDHFYKLEMELCRDAFTQQFTVSTIWSWMKSKEQEVRNITWIAECIAQNQRERINNYISVY; this is translated from the coding sequence ATGGAGGGCGTTTATTTCAATATTGATAATGGTTTCATCGAAGGTGTCGTTAGAGGATACCGGAACGGTCTGCTTACGGGGAATCAATACATCAACTTGACTCAATGTGATACTTTagaggatttgaaattgcaaCTTTCTTCTACCGACTAtggcaatttcttgtcATCGGTCCCCACTGAAGCTTTGACTACGTCTGTGATCCAGGAGAGTGCTTCTGATAAGCTTTACCAGGAGTTTAACTACATTAGGGACCAGTCGAGTGGGAAAACTAAAAAATTCATGGATTACATAACGTATGGGTACATGATCGATAACGTGGCATTGATGATTACGGGTACGATCCATGACCGTGATAAGGCTGAGATTTTGCAACGTTGTCATCCCTTGGGTTGGTTCGATACTTTACCCACATTGACCGTGGCTACCGATTTAGAGTCGTTGTACGAAACTGTGCTTGTCGATACTCCTTTGGCACCATACTTCCGTGATTGTTTTGACAAGGCcgatgaattggatgatttgaatATTGAGCTTGTGAGAAACAAGCTATACAAGGCCtacttggaagatttcCATAGTTTCATCTCAGAGAATGTCGATCAACCAGCTTGTGAAGTAATGCAATCATTGTTGGAATTTGAAGCTGACAGAAGAAGTATAAACATCGCTTtaaactctttgcaaagtcCCGATATTGATCCTGAGTTGAAGAGTGAGCTTTTGCCAGATTTGGGAAAATTGTACCCATTGGGTACTAGTCATTTGGCTCAGGCTTCAGATTTCGAAGCTGTAAGAAGTGCTGTGAATAACGTTTACGACTACCGTGGGATCTTGGAGTCTGGTAACTTAGAAGATCACTTCTACAAATTAGAAATGGAACTCTGTAGGGATGCTTTCACCCAACAGTTTACCGTTTCTACGATCTGGTCATGGATGAAATCtaaggaacaagaagtgAGGAATATCACTTGGATCGCCGAGTGTATCGCACAAAAccagagagaaagaataaaCAACTATATCTCGGTCTACTGA
- the TDEL0D00760 gene encoding uncharacterized protein, with the protein MQKTRHSSVDQPFNVEKRLDYGTKGTPVEVLTNHVRLSLGDDAPGRKKVASDDAWWKTATIYTYHIDFIGKQNPAGRGPPQKGPPPAISKPKKYELLDDLFEEDKTLAKYKDRIAFDGQDTLYSRVPLEEFSLFNGCWKVGKKKNSTAGAGKKGKSEIAEELVAQITLQFASKITLKDIYKATMSEDPEEQENKMSAADKTALLYLLGAKFLTSKDPIFQMQGNKFFIFNEKAKSIPFQIGGFLICGFTISIVYSRGTVLLNAINVALPFYKHVKYLPGDRKFKQNEKVRFTLMDWIIECYQQINGKGRGPKRTAEPSSKDLNLFLTKNMDIKNLIKGLKVYRYYINYSVNSDGTPKPPSKMPAKGIVDFARETADSLKFKTLPSAMTKSAKSVAGEKEITVNTTSYFAKKYNIKLKYPDVKMVSLGGKNIVPAECLTIVPGQKLKGQIYDEKTMIDFTAIRPEEKFKLINNLALPPLTNALNSENKGKAGAVKFEFLKVPSRVIDAPVVQYKKSNVTYIDAPFGTKSTNGKAPSEETKGKWNLTNHQFIHTSKDIYNLRPIFINDSSREPPVTVLERLTASVKKFAKDAAAVDVNFDTSGRPILINEFSAPVRRRVDSGNEKGRGRGRGAPRGRGRGRGGFGGGGGRPSFVYEITPGEQQLVQLLEKIPEKVYILLVLNRGNDSAIYNRLKEIVDRRFGVLNSCVVWESFSKNSAQYNTNAVMKMNLKLQGTNHSLSDKDLELLIDKESGLPFLVIAADVTHYPEKDQNSIAAMVGSYERTFSKFPGDYLLQDQPGEEIISRIGEFVASRLDIYKANNKGKLPPKILYYRDGTSETQLSQVVKIEVKGLKEALRKYGSRKKGAKKYDPPVTCVVVAKRNLVRFKPLHENATNAEGKTVAVQSMGNVMPGTVVDREITSPAHFDFFLQSQQALAGTGVPCHYWCVYNENHFDSDYLQAISHALCYTFGRSSTSVKVVSPVYYADLLCTRAAQFFKANFEILSAEFQKERKNKDDVIVPTKLLPPVHKNIRSVMYYI; encoded by the coding sequence ATGCAAAAGACAAGGCATTCTTCAGTAGATCAGCCTTTCAATGTTGAGAAGAGACTAGATTATGGTACTAAAGGTACCCCTGTTGAAGTTTTGACCAATCATGTCAGGTTGTCCTTAGGTGATGATGCACCTGGCCGTAAGAAGGTTGCGTCTGATGATGCCTGGTGGAAGACTGCCACTATTTACACTTACCACATTGATTTTATCGGTAAACAAAACCCTGCTGGACGTGGTCCCCCACAGAAGGGTCCTCCTCctgcaatttcaaagccaaagaaatACGAATTGCTAGATGAcctttttgaagaagataaaaCGTTGGCCAAATACAAGGATCGTATTGCATTCGATGGTCAGGATACCCTTTACTCGAGAGTTCCGTTGGAAGAGTTTTCTTTATTCAATGGTTGTTGGAAGGTtggcaagaagaagaacagtACAGCTGGCGCTGGAAAGAAGGGCAAAAGCGAAATTGCGGAAGAGTTGGTAGCTCAAATTACTTTACAATTTGCTAGTAAGATTACTCTGAAAGATATTTACAAGGCCACGATGTCAGAAGATCCAGAAGAACAGGAAAATAAGATGTCTGCCGCCGATAAGACTGCATTGTTGTACTTGTTGGGtgcaaaattcttgaccTCTAAAGACCCAATCTTCCAAATGCAAGGTAACAagtttttcatcttcaacgaAAAGGCAAAGTCCATTCCATTCCAGATTGGTGGGTTTCTGATTTGCGGGTTTACTATCTCCATCGTGTACTCTCGTGGTACTGTGTTGTTAAATGCAATCAACGTTGCTCTGCCTTTTTATAAACATGTTAAGTACCTGCCTGGTGACCGCAAGTTTAAACAAAATGAAAAGGTCAGATTTACTCTGATGGATTGGATTATTGAATGTTATCAACAAATTAACGGCAAAGGTAGAGGACCGAAACGTACGGCTGAACCATCGTCAAAAGATTTAAACctcttcttgacaaaaaatATGGATATCAAGAACCTCATTAAGGGCTTGAAGGTTTACAGGTACTACATCAACTACAGTGTTAATTCAGATGGTACTCCTAAACCGCCAAGTAAGATGCCGGCAAAGGGAATAGTCGATTTCGCTCGTGAAACTGCTGACTCTTTAAAATTTAAGACCTTACCAAGCGCAATGACTAAGAGTGCCAAATCTGTTGCTGGGGAAAAGGAGATTACAGTCAACACAACATCTTACTTTGCCAAAAAGTATAACATTAAACTGAAATACCCAGATGTAAAGATGGTTAGTCTTGGTGGTAAGAACATTGTGCCAGCTGAGTGTTTGACAATTGTGCCGGGACAAAAGTTGAAGGGTCAAATCTATGACGAAAAGACTATGATCGATTTCACTGCAATCAGACCCGAagagaagttcaaattgatcaacaactTGGCTTTGCCGCCACTCACAAATGCCTTAAATTCCGAAAACAAGGGTAAGGCTGGAGCGGTGAAgtttgaattcttgaaagtgCCATCTCGTGTCATTGACGCTCCAGTTGTGCAATACAAGAAATCTAATGTAACATATATTGATGCACCTTTTGGTACAAAGAGCACCAACGGGAAGGCTCCTAGCGAGGAGACGAAGGGAAAGTGGAACCTGACGAACCATCAATTCATTCACACTTCGAAGGATATCTACAATTTGAGAccaattttcatcaatgattcCTCGAGAGAACCTCCAGTAACGGTCTTGGAGAGATTAACGGCTtcagtgaaaaaatttgcaaaggaTGCAGCTGCTGTCGATGTCAACTTTGATACTTCAGGTCGTCCAATCCTGATTAATGAATTCAGTGCGCCCGTCAGGAGAAGAGTCGATTCAGGCAATGAAAAAGGAAGAGGACGTGGACGAGGTGCACCCAGGGGCAGAGGTAGAGGTAGAGGCGGTTTTGGCGGTGGCGGTGGGCGTCCTTCATTCGTTTATGAGATCACACCAGGTGAACAACAACTAGTTCAActacttgaaaaaataccCGAGAAAGTTTACATTCTCTTGGTCTTAAACCGCGGGAACGACTCCGCTATTTACAACCGTTTAAAGGAGATTGTCGACCGGAGATTTGGAGTGCTGAACTCCTGCGTTGTTTGGGAATCCTTCAGCAAAAACTCTGCGCAATACAACACTAACGCTGtcatgaagatgaacttgaaactGCAAGGTACCAACCACTCTCTAAGTGacaaagatttggaactttTGATTGACAAGGAGTCTGGTCTACCATTCTTGGTCATTGCTGCTGACGTAACTCACTATCcagaaaaagatcaaaattcTATCGCAGCCATGGTTGGATCTTATGAAAGGACATTTTCCAAATTCCCAGGTGACTATTTGTTGCAAGACCAACCCGGTGAAGAGATCATCTCTCGTATCGGTGAGTTTGTTGCAAGCAGATTGGACATTTACAAGGCTAACAATAAGGGCAAGCTACctccaaagattttgtaCTATAGAGATGGTACATCCGAGACACAACTATCTCAAGTTGTCAAGATCGAAGTGAAGGGcttgaaagaagctttGAGGAAATACGGGTCTCGCAAGAAGGGTGCTAAGAAGTATGATCCACCTGTAACATGTGTCGTTGTGGCAAAGAGGAACCTGGTAAGGTTCAAGCCACTACATGAGAATGCTACAAATGCTGAGGGTAAGACTGTTGCAGTGCAATCGATGGGTAACGTTATGCCCGGTACCGTGGTTGATCGTGAAATTACTTCACCAGCTcatttcgatttcttcttgcaatCTCAACAAGCGCTAGCCGGTACTGGTGTCCCATGTCACTATTGGTGTGTTTACAACGAGAACCATTTCGATTCAGACTACCTACAAGCTATTTCTCACGCTTTATGTTACACTTTTGGCAGATCGTCCACCAGTGTAAAAGTCGTCTCTCCCGTCTACTACGCTGATCTGCTATGTACAAGAGCTGCtcagttcttcaaagccaactttgaaatactAAGCGCAGAGTTTCAAAAGGagaggaagaacaaagacGATGTAATCGTCCCCACAAAATTGTTACCACCAGTCCATAAGAATATCCGGAGTGTGATGTATTACATCTAA
- the COG8 gene encoding Golgi transport complex subunit COG8 (similar to Saccharomyces cerevisiae COG8 (YML071C); ancestral locus Anc_4.339) produces the protein MSMDLVLGSLLGADLVLEKAELQYCSGFLNHVLQSDTKSYEAYFSSRPVNGSVVEHIAEIDAEISVVERKLRSLLVENKVDVVREVVNNEGAVEGKMTVIRQELEQLWELDNGTDQRKEIDDFLETNDQVEEKQEDQFQNALKRLKSRILRNEQDGSTGGLAIVLENLDKTTDLMELPFLARTCIRTGHYQEAVMLYTYSKSLLVKFPGSSIIEGIHRNVAEETTTTMLTGLLRLLSTNLTANSLKKVLNYLASIPPFDDRDKSSLLQVYSYMRYNFIQQEYSSYSFEVDQSNDALLEMIIKKRIEVLREHTHMSLSVFMEQHQFTTIPVAIPLDKRLSKEPENENDTSMSENATDECETSPLMLQFVNQCVGYFLKELLDVHMQNKLSDSVCLQLIYCSFRLRDLNPNYHHLFLNKICESNLFTAEQLKYAIDKRRELASKYS, from the coding sequence ATGTCAATGGATCTCGTGTTGGGCAGTCTGCTTGGTGCAGACTTGGTGTTGGAGAAAGCGGAGCTGCAATACTGTTCTGGGTTCTTGAATCACGTTCTCCAGTCGGATACGAAAAGTTACGAGGCTTATTTCTCTTCGAGACCTGTGAATGGAAGTGTGGTCGAACATATCGCTGAGATTGATGCTGAGATATCCGTagttgaaagaaaattgagaaGTTTGCTAGTGGAGAATAAGGTAGATGTGGTACGAGAAGTTGTAAATAATGAGGGAGCCGTTGAAGGGAAAATGACTGTTATTCGTCAGGAACTGGAGCAGTTGTGGGAGTTGGATAACGGTACGGATCAGAGGAAGGAAATAGATGATTTTTTGGAGACAAATGACCAAGTTGAGGAGAAACAAGAGGATCAATTTCAGAATGcgttgaagagattgaagagtaGAATACTGCGAAATGAACAGGACGGTTCTACTGGTGGGTTAGCTATCGTGTTGGAAAATCTGGACAAAACTACAGATCTAATGGAACTACCGTTTTTGGCTCGAACATGTATACGGACAGGACATTACCAGGAAGCAGTTATGCTCTACACCTATTCAAAATCCTTGTTAGTCAAATTTCCAGGATCTTCAATTATTGAAGGAATTCATCGCAACGTAGCCGAAGAAACCACAACCACAATGCTCACGGGGCTTCTCAGGTTGTTGTCGACCAATTTGACTGCGAACTCTCTAAAAAAAGTACTAAATTATTTGGCATCTATCCCACCCTTTGATGATAGGGACAAGAGCTCTCTTTTACAAGTATACTCCTACATGAGATACAATTTCATACAGCAAGAATACTCGTCATATTCATTTGAAGTCGACCAATCGAACGATGCACTACTTGAGATGAtaatcaagaagaggataGAAGTGCTGAGAGAGCATACGCATATGTCATTGAGTGTTTTCATGGAGCAACATCAGTTTACAACAATCCCTGTCGCGATCCCATTGGATAAACGGTTGTCAAAGGAGCCGGAGAATGAGAATGACACTTCCATGTCAGAGAACGCAACCGATGAATGCGAAACAAGTCCATTGATGTTGCAGTTTGTTAACCAGTGCGTAGGATATTTCCTGAAAGAGCTTCTGGATGTCCATATGCAAAATAAGCTAAGTGACTCTGTGTGTCTACAACTAATCTACTGCTCCTTCCGTTTACGCGATTTAAACCCCAATTACCATCATCTCTTCCTGAATAAGATTTGCGAGTCGAATCTGTTCACCGCAGAACAGCTCAAATACGCAATAGACAAGAGACGTGAGCTAGCATCAAAGTATTCGTAG
- the TCB3 gene encoding Tcb3p (similar to Saccharomyces cerevisiae TCB3 (YML072C); ancestral locus Anc_4.340): MDESTGHGREDQAYVPRKGNIHQKERGGLTKDMLDHYGDEMLDDKSEEKDKMTNKKRAENNHDAGKAPSGKDVLVASSASNGSKMPAPNLQGTVGSVPLEHIRPDDFKYAPPRKPNQYDTSMTLPGKLDTVTENKIKDAMNSHASDSLFPWMNVGEFNPSRKKTSSVSDARVVKAYILENFYNDWYYNVSLISATCFFAWLLAYLRFSWWSLWFVFFCSGSVFASEYRRYINCARDDLKRTTVEETLFQRTETTLWLNSFLSKFWVIYMPVLSQQVKDIANPTLAGVAPGYGIDALSLDEFTLGTKSPSIKGIKSNTKGGKDVVEMIWSFAFTPNDVSDMTQREAKQQIKPKVVLGVTLGKSFVSKTLPVIVEDINVAGKMRVVIKFGNAFPDIKVVSVQLLEPPLMEFGLKPIGGDTLGLDVMSFLPGLKTFVKTMINANVGPMLYAPHHLDIDVEELVASQANDAVGVLAVTVKSAKDLQSSDYVGGTVDPYICFKSEKPSPGAQTDLRTTIKSDVKNPVWNETTYILLNDLNQKLTISCLDFNDLRKDTLIGNVEINLQDLLQNPVVEDASSDLLHGITTKGTLKYSMHWFPVVRDKNDEDADVVVSDNGARYNSQEDKENAEKEKKEAEEKEDEPIIDEPRKQLDEDEDEDEDEDTDAGIVKLTLQNIKNLIGTDTSSGTLSPSAVLYIDGKEIKRFRTLKRIDEPSWNETVEVFVPSKGDSDLKLEVFDENFDNHPLCTYAASLDEAINSLSLGRASVPGNPRGEIFMNLQWKPVHVTGAFAAGNAVKEPIGALRVHIRDAAVTSDLSGIGDIDPYFTLLVNGHINYKSSHFSENSSPLFNKVLYLPIVSENQNITLDLYDYQSVGKDRTIGGVKIPINRVIQLDAKTGKYRAIDKSDEVLKLQLKDRSLKERGDYINVSLSFVPIVPVFSPEECTLMEKNEKELKERMSEFEKSQAKLKEEHKEKPDDYEELEIDDPFEEEKERLNKKEKLTLEQLLERNSGVLTMQMFRGKLSKSPAHLQIYVDEVPFPRYISPKSRDGRLPAASATVFIRDLKHSKITLRVSGSSIAKKPSDVVSEKTFDTYKILKDSYVTGAKLSFNGCNVELSCLYVPTAVEIPSVDTYLDTGRLRLKVISAKDVLAKDRNGYSDPFFEIYVDCSKVHKSEVIKKTLSPVWNETVELTVPSRDRDKVEIHLFDWDRAGDNDDLGKVLLDLSSVKAGDTFNWELPIDTQGTLQLQGTFYPEYVKPPVNANQIKKAGFASKTLGNISHAGVSTIKTGALGVTSVGMGVATGGIDKGARLLKKPFNRHDASKKMKNLTKEQKNEEQNTDAEYRSLSFSEVRASLDADRTVPNNDYAPVQSLDPNTQLPASDGPDARDSSNGNSSTQSYNQHTRNTSTASSFARTLAPNGTYRGSVTILATEQLGKNVQVKVSLAQGGRLKQLYKTKNQKVDEKGIARFDETCAFKASPQANLVFGVTSHHKLTKDREIGIAQITLNDPQLQQGDQIAVKLAEGKVLFKIDYASEADHTPPVPSIPEHYKN; encoded by the coding sequence ATGGACGAATCTACAGGCCATGGGCGTGAAGACCAGGCCTACGTCCCTAGGAAGGGGAATATTCATCAGAAAGAGCGTGGAGGTTTGACTAAGGACATGTTGGATCATTACGGGGATGAAATGCTGGATGACAAGTCTGAGGAGAAAGATAAAATGACTAATAAGAAGAGAGCCGAGAATAATCATGATGCTGGTAAGGCTCCTTCAGGTAAAGACGTTCTAGTTGCCTCTTCTGCTAGCAATGGAAGCAAGATGCCAGCACCAAATTTGCAGGGAACAGTCGGATCAGTTCCTTTAGAACACATACGTCCggatgatttcaaataTGCTCCACCGAGGAAGCCTAATCAGTACGATACTTCGATGACTTTGCCGGGGAAATTGGATACAGTGACTGaaaacaagatcaaagatgcGATGAACAGTCACGCAAGTGACAGTTTGTTTCCTTGGATGAACGTTGGCGAGTTTAACCCCTCTAGAAAGAAAACTTCTAGCGTTTCGGATGCAAGAGTCGTCAAGGCCTACATTTTAGAGAACTTTTACAACGACTGGTATTATAAtgtctctttgatctcGGCTACATGCTTCTTTGCGTGGTTGCTAGCTTACTTAAGGTTTTCCTGGTGGTCGTTGTGGTTTGTGTTCTTTTGCAGCGGTTCAGTGTTTGCATCTGAGTACAGAAGATACATCAATTGTGCTCgtgatgatttgaagagaactACGGTGGAGGAAactcttttccaaagaacGGAGACTACACTTTGGTTAAACTCCTTCTTATCGAAGTTTTGGGTCATCTATATGCCAGTCTTATCTCAACAAGTCAAAGATATAGCTAATCCTACTCTAGCGGGCGTTGCTCCAGGTTACGGTATTGACGCATTGTCGTTGGATGAGTTTACTTTGGGTACCAAGTCTCCATCCATCAAGGGAATAAAATCGAACACAAAGGGTGGAAAAGATGTCGTTGAAATGATTTGGTCATTTGCATTCACCCCAAATGATGTCTCTGATATGACACAGAGAGAAGCTAAGCAACAGATTAAACCCAAGGTTGTTTTGGGCGTGACTCTGGGTAAGAGTTTtgtttcaaagactttgcCAGTCATAGTGGAAGATATCAATGTCGCAGGTAAGATGCGTGTTGTGATTAAATTCGGAAATGCTTTCCCAGATATTAAAGTTGTCTCTGTTCAATTATTGGAACCACCTCTCATGGAATTTGGTCTGAAACCAATTGGTGGTGACACTTTGGGTCTTGATGTCATGTCATTCCTTCCTGGTTTGAAAACTTTTGTGAAGACTATGATTAATGCCAATGTCGGACCAATGTTGTATGCTCCACATCATTTGGAtattgatgttgaagagcTAGTTGCCTCTCAGGCAAACGATGCGGTCGGTGTTTTGGCTGTTACTGTTAAGTCTGCGAAGGACTTGCAAAGTTCAGATTATGTCGGTGGAACTGTCGATCCTTATATTTGCTTCAAATCTGAAAAACCTTCTCCTGGGGCTCAAACTGATTTACGTACCACAATTAAATCGGATGTCAAGAATCCAGTCTGGAATGAGACCACATACATACTGCTTAATGACCTAAACCAGAAATTGACGATAAGCTGTTTggatttcaatgatttaAGAAAGGACACACTAATCGGAAATGTGGAGATAAATTTGCAAGATTTGCTGCAAAACCCAGTAGTTGAAGATGCTAGTTCCGACTTGTTACATGGTATAACGACTAAAGGTACTTTAAAATACTCTATGCATTGGTTCCCAGTGGTTAGAGACAAGAACGACGAAGATGCAGATGTTGTCGTGTCCGATAATGGGGCACGGTACAACAGCCAGGAGGACAAAGAGAATGctgaaaaggaaaagaaggaggCCGAGGAAAAGGAGGATGAGCCTATTATCGATGAACCAAGAAAACAGCTTGACGAggacgaggatgaagatgaagatgaagacaCTGACGCAGGTATTGTGAAATTGACACTACAGAATATAAAGAATCTAATCGGCACAGATACTTCATCTGGAACTCTCAGCCCAAGTGCTGTATTGTATATTGATGGTAAGGAGATAAAGAGGTTCAGAACTTTGAAACGTATTGATGAACCATCCTGGAATGAAACTGTGGAAGTTTTTGTGCCATCGAAAGGCGATTCTGACTTGAAGCTTgaagtttttgatgagaacttTGATAACCACCCACTTTGTACTTATGCGGCTTCATTGGATGAAGCTATCAATTCATTATCCTTGGGCCGCGCAAGCGTCCCAGGAAATCCTAGAGGTGAAATCTTCATGAACTTGCAATGGAAACCTGTTCATGTCACTGGCGCTTTTGCTGCAGGCAATGCTGTCAAAGAACCGATCGGTGCTCTAAGAGTTCATATTAGGGATGCTGCAGTTACGAGTGATTTATCTGGTATTGGTGATATCGATCCATATTTCACTCTATTGGTCAATGGTCATATCAATTACAAATCAAGTCACTTCTCAGAGAATTCAAGCccacttttcaataaagtGCTTTACCTACCGATTGTCTCAGAAAATCAGAATATCACACTTGATCTTTACGACTATCAGTCGGTTGGAAAAGATAGAACAATTGGTGGAGTTAAAATTCCAATTAACAGAGTTATCCAGCTTGATGCTAAGACCGGGAAGTATCGCGCTATTGATAAATCAGACGAAGTATTGAAACtacaattgaaagatcGCTCGTTAAAAGAAAGAGGAGACTATATTAATGTCTCACTCTCATTTGTGCCAATAGTGCCAGTCTTTTCACCTGAAGAATGTACTCTCATGGAGAAGAATGAGAAGGAACTGAAGGAAAGGATGTCAGAATTCGAAAAATCTCAGGCTAAACTCAAGGAGGAGCACAAGGAAAAGCCTGATGATTACGAAGAACTCGAAATCGATGATCCTTTCGAGGAAGAGAAGGAGAGACtcaacaagaaagaaaagttAACCCTCGAACAGTTACTAGAGCGAAACTCTGGTGTTCTCACTATGCAGATGTTCCGTGGTAAATTGTCCAAATCGCCAGCTCATCTGCAAATTTATGTGGATGAAGTGCCTTTCCCAAGATACATCTCACCAAAAAGCCGTGATGGACGCCTACCTGCTGCTAGCGCTACCGTATTCATTCGTGATTTGAAGCACAGTAAGATAACACTCAGAGTTTCGGGAAGCAGTATTGCCAAAAAACCATCTGATGTCGTCTCTGAGAAAACTTTTGATACTTACAAGATACTTAAGGACAGTTATGTCACAGGTGCTAAACTTTCTTTCAACGGTTGCAATGTAGAGTTATCATGCTTATACGTCCCTACGGCCGTGGAAATTCCATCTGTGGACACTTACTTGGACACTGGCCGTTTGCGTTTAAAGGTCATATCCGCCAAAGACGTGCTTGCCAAGGATCGTAATGGCTACTCTGATccattctttgaaatttacgTTGATTGCAGTAAAGTTCATAAGAGCGAagtgatcaagaagacTCTATCGCCTGTTTGGAATGAAACTGTGGAATTGACTGTACCCTCAAGAGACCGTGATAAAGTAGAAATCCATCTCTTTGATTGGGATCGTGCTGGCGATAACGACGATCTCGGTAAAGTGCTCTTGGACCTTTCATCAGTAAAGGCTGGTGACACTTTCAACTGGGAACTACCAATCGACACTCAAGGTACCCTTCAACTACAAGGTACATTCTATCCTGAATATGTGAAGCCACCTGTTAATGCCAATCAAATCAAGAAAGCCGGTTTCGCCTCAAAGACTTTGGGCAACATCTCACACGCTGGTGTTAGTACCATAAAAACAGGTGCTCTTGGTGTAACCTCCGTCGGTATGGGAGTGGCTACTGGAGGGATCGATAAGGGTGCGCGTCTACTAAAGAAGCCATTCAACCGTCACGATGCTtccaagaagatgaagaacctAACTAAGGAGCAAAAGAACGAGGAGCAGAATACAGACGCCGAATATAGATCACTCTCGTTCTCCGAAGTAAGAGCCTCGTTAGATGCCGATCGTACAGTTCCCAATAACGACTACGCGCCAGTACAGAGCCTTGACCCAAACACACAATTGCCCGCCAGTGACGGCCCCGACGCAAGGGACAGCTCCAATGGCAATAGTTCCACACAAAGCTACAATCAACACACTAGGAACACTTCCACGGCAAGTAGTTTCGCCAGAACTCTAGCACCTAATGGAACTTACCGCGGATCAGTCACTATTCTAGCAACAGAACAGCTAGGTAAGAACGTTCAAGTGAAAGTTTCCTTAGCTCAAGGCGGAAGACTCAAGCAATTGTACAAGACAAAGAACCAAAAAGTCGACGAAAAGGGTATAGCCAGATTTGACGAAACGTGCGCCTTCAAAGCTTCACCTCAAGCAAATCTAGTATTCGGTGTTACATCCCATCACAAATTGACCAAGGACCGTGAGATAGGTATAGCACAGATCACTCTAAATGATCCACAATTGCAACAGGGAGACCAAATAGCCGTCAAATTGGCCGAAGGTAAAGTTCTGTTTAAAATAGACTACGCAAGTGAAGCCGATCACACTCCACCTGTCCCATCTATCCCAGAACACTATAAGAACTAG